The following proteins come from a genomic window of Methanobrevibacter sp. TMH8:
- a CDS encoding glycosyltransferase family 2 protein: MKISVFINTLNEEENIKDCLETIKWADEIIIVDMYSEDKTVDIAKNYTDKIYYFERCGYADPARQFALEKCSNKWILLIDADMRVPLKLKNKFDEIMREDDADVVYVPLKYYYHGKLLHNYLVPDVNGIKYNYHLAFFKKDHITFNSKIHAFYNIIPNSKILKLKNFEFGLLHLDTHSFEKNLIKLDRYSQIEIENSLKNIKSIRSNVNIIYFFILFLKEFFLLNIYRKNSSMNLLFIIYQLHYHVLIKSKHEIYKEFDSLDFSKEIKTKYTDVSNEVISEYNYD, from the coding sequence ATGAAAATTTCAGTTTTTATTAATACTCTTAATGAAGAAGAAAATATTAAAGATTGTTTAGAAACAATAAAATGGGCTGATGAAATAATAATAGTCGATATGTATAGTGAAGACAAGACAGTAGATATCGCAAAAAATTATACTGATAAAATCTATTATTTTGAAAGATGTGGATATGCAGATCCAGCAAGACAGTTTGCCCTTGAAAAATGTTCTAATAAGTGGATTTTATTGATTGATGCAGATATGAGAGTACCTCTTAAACTTAAAAATAAATTTGATGAAATTATGAGAGAAGATGATGCTGATGTTGTTTATGTTCCTTTAAAATATTATTATCATGGAAAATTATTACATAATTATTTAGTTCCTGATGTAAATGGTATTAAGTATAATTATCATCTCGCTTTTTTTAAAAAAGATCATATAACTTTTAATTCTAAGATTCATGCTTTTTATAATATTATTCCTAATTCTAAGATTTTAAAATTGAAAAATTTTGAATTTGGCTTGTTACACCTTGATACACATTCTTTTGAAAAAAATTTAATTAAATTAGATAGATATTCTCAGATTGAAATAGAAAATTCATTAAAAAATATCAAAAGTATAAGAAGTAATGTTAATATTATATATTTTTTTATATTATTTTTAAAAGAATTCTTTTTATTAAATATATACAGAAAAAATTCTTCAATGAATTTATTATTTATTATTTATCAGCTTCATTATCATGTTTTAATAAAATCAAAGCATGAAATTTATAAAGAATTCGATAGTTTGGATTTTTCAAAAGAAATCAAAACAAAATACACTGATGTATCAAATGAAGTTATTAGTGAATATAATTATGATTAA
- a CDS encoding radical SAM protein: protein MKILMVYPAFESWYLNIYKKLMNINNENVGTHHGIGYIIKYAKEKGETVDFIDLRLISKNEFKEIVKSYDLVGYSIISMNYKNAIKYIRINKKINKDVTIVVGGVDPNADTKKYEENPLIDHIILGEGEISFLELIKSKKEGKKLEKIIVGKKIENLNSLGFIDRDSLPFDNPPSAIFKEPHFTILASRVCLYNCKFCQPVSREMFGKKIRSRSPDHVVKELVFLKEKYGLGSYYFMDDNVLQDRQWTVEFISCLKKHGINVNFSINGRANNIVKNQDLIKELREVGLTTVFIGLESGSDKILKYLNKGTTVNLNKSALKILNENNINVSSIFMFGFSAEKKEDYHLTEKFIKENDLDFYAIFSFVPFPGNYLNLEYKEKNLLFPGAENADIVFHRPRVKGVNYYYIAFMDLKLCMRLQNNFFNKIMKIISFIFNIIIISYFYIVYSIKRVWGFYS, encoded by the coding sequence ATGAAAATTTTAATGGTTTATCCTGCTTTTGAATCTTGGTATTTAAATATTTATAAAAAATTAATGAACATTAATAATGAAAATGTTGGAACTCATCATGGAATTGGTTATATAATTAAATATGCAAAAGAAAAAGGAGAGACTGTAGATTTTATAGATTTGAGATTAATCTCGAAAAATGAGTTTAAAGAGATTGTAAAAAGCTATGATTTAGTTGGTTACAGCATTATATCTATGAATTATAAAAATGCAATTAAATATATCCGTATAAATAAAAAAATTAATAAAGATGTTACTATTGTAGTTGGAGGGGTTGATCCAAATGCAGATACTAAAAAATATGAGGAAAATCCATTAATTGACCATATAATTCTTGGTGAAGGTGAAATATCTTTTTTAGAGCTCATAAAATCTAAAAAAGAAGGGAAAAAATTGGAAAAGATTATAGTTGGTAAAAAAATAGAAAATTTAAATAGTTTAGGTTTTATTGATAGGGATAGTCTACCATTTGATAATCCACCTAGCGCTATATTTAAAGAACCTCATTTTACTATATTAGCTTCACGTGTATGTCTCTATAACTGTAAATTCTGTCAACCAGTATCACGAGAGATGTTTGGTAAAAAAATTAGATCAAGATCTCCTGACCATGTTGTAAAAGAGTTAGTTTTTTTAAAAGAAAAATATGGGCTAGGTTCTTATTATTTCATGGATGATAATGTACTACAAGATAGGCAATGGACAGTTGAATTTATTTCATGTCTTAAAAAACATGGAATTAATGTTAATTTTTCAATTAATGGAAGAGCTAATAACATAGTTAAAAATCAAGATTTAATAAAAGAACTTCGTGAAGTTGGTCTTACTACTGTATTTATTGGATTAGAATCAGGATCTGACAAAATATTAAAATATTTGAATAAAGGAACAACTGTTAATTTAAATAAAAGTGCTCTTAAGATACTAAATGAAAATAATATTAATGTTTCTTCGATTTTCATGTTTGGATTTTCAGCTGAAAAAAAGGAAGATTATCATTTAACTGAAAAGTTCATTAAAGAAAATGATTTGGATTTTTATGCTATATTTTCATTTGTACCTTTTCCAGGAAATTACTTGAATTTAGAATATAAAGAAAAAAATCTTCTTTTTCCTGGTGCTGAAAATGCTGACATTGTTTTTCATAGACCTAGAGTAAAAGGGGTTAATTATTATTATATTGCATTTATGGATTTAAAATTATGTATGAGATTACAAAATAACTTTTTTAATAAAATAATGAAGATTATATCTTTTATTTTTAATATAATTATTATTTCATATTTTTACATTGTTTATTCAATAAAAAGAGTTTGGGGTTTTTATTCATGA
- the cfbC gene encoding Ni-sirohydrochlorin a,c-diamide reductive cyclase ATP-dependent reductase subunit: MSKTKRIAIYGKGGIGKSTTVANIAASFANDGKNVIVIGCDPKADTTRTLYGKRLPTILNTIKEKRNPELDEILFSGYAGVLCTESGGPEPGVGCAGRGVIVAMKLLDKLGAFENNFDVIIYDVLGDVVCGGFAVPLKEDYADEVYIVSSGEYMSLYAANNISKGIKKLKGNLSGIICNCKGTENEEKIVDSFAERIGSKVIGTIKRSQLIQSSELEAKTVVEKFPDSIETQDYEKLANSIWNNQFTSSLNPMDDEEFENFFKKFIV, translated from the coding sequence ATGTCTAAAACTAAAAGAATAGCTATTTATGGAAAAGGTGGAATTGGAAAATCTACAACTGTAGCTAATATAGCTGCTTCATTTGCTAATGATGGTAAAAATGTTATTGTTATTGGTTGTGATCCAAAAGCTGATACTACTCGTACACTTTATGGTAAAAGGCTTCCTACTATTCTTAATACAATTAAAGAGAAAAGAAATCCAGAACTTGATGAAATTCTCTTTTCTGGCTATGCTGGTGTTCTTTGTACTGAAAGTGGTGGTCCTGAACCAGGAGTTGGTTGTGCTGGTCGTGGAGTTATAGTAGCTATGAAACTTTTAGATAAACTAGGGGCCTTTGAAAATAATTTTGATGTTATTATTTATGATGTTTTAGGGGATGTTGTTTGTGGAGGGTTTGCTGTTCCACTTAAGGAAGATTATGCTGATGAAGTTTATATAGTTTCTTCTGGAGAATATATGTCTCTTTATGCAGCTAATAACATTTCTAAAGGGATAAAAAAGTTAAAAGGAAATCTGTCTGGAATAATTTGTAATTGTAAAGGAACTGAAAATGAAGAAAAAATTGTCGATTCTTTTGCTGAAAGAATCGGTTCTAAAGTTATTGGAACTATAAAAAGAAGCCAGTTAATCCAATCTTCAGAACTTGAAGCTAAAACTGTGGTTGAAAAGTTTCCAGATTCTATTGAAACACAAGATTATGAAAAATTAGCTAATTCCATATGGAATAATCAATTCACATCTTCTCTCAACCCTATGGATGATGAAGAATTTGAAAATTTCTTTAAAAAGTTTATTGTTTGA
- a CDS encoding CBS domain-containing protein, producing MIKIEDAMETNVLVLNKEDQITDAARLFVENGISGAPVVDNDKIVGILSEGDIMKLLDVHTPNLNLILPSPLDVFEMPVRMKQEYDENVEGIKKASLTLVKDIMITSVVTIHPNDDISDAAIIMDKEDIKRIPVVDDENNLIGIVSRGDIIKSLVNYKEE from the coding sequence ATGATTAAAATCGAAGATGCAATGGAAACAAATGTGTTAGTCCTCAATAAAGAAGATCAAATCACTGATGCAGCGAGATTGTTTGTTGAAAATGGTATTAGTGGAGCTCCAGTTGTAGACAATGACAAAATTGTTGGAATTCTTAGTGAAGGGGATATTATGAAACTCTTAGATGTTCATACTCCAAATCTGAACCTTATTCTTCCTTCTCCTCTCGATGTTTTTGAAATGCCTGTTAGAATGAAACAGGAGTATGATGAAAATGTTGAAGGGATAAAAAAAGCTTCTTTAACTCTTGTTAAAGATATTATGATTACTTCTGTTGTTACTATCCATCCTAATGATGATATTTCTGATGCAGCTATTATTATGGATAAAGAAGATATTAAACGTATTCCTGTTGTTGATGATGAAAACAATTTAATTGGAATCGTTAGTAGAGGAGATATTATTAAATCTTTAGTCAATTATAAAGAAGAATAA
- a CDS encoding U32 family peptidase: MVELMSPAGNFISLRAALENGADSVYIGLADNNMRANVSNFSLKDVEEAVNITKEYSSKLYLCTNTIMKDRDIKKLEFDLELIKEYEVDALIVSDIGLVELANDIGIDPHMSVQENISNSYSLKTLKKLGVTRAVLSRELNIWEIAEIAKNSPIETEIFIHGAMCMAVSGRCFLSYGLYGKSANCGECLQPCRKKWTLNMAQDNDSDFFYEDDNNSSFILETIPDSEIEFEEDYLLNPNANSIQGVVSSKTNFISPNDLAMIDYIPQLLATGVDAFKIEGRARGADYVSAVTRVYREAIDAVENGLFIYKDSWIEDLEKVFNRGFDTGFYFHRPHEISSENQAQYTKKDIAKVVNYYSKIGVAELQIWDDLTVGDELLIQGKTTGSITQTIESMEINGEFVEFAKKNQNVAIAIDEKVRPNDFVYKLIKRDNIQK; the protein is encoded by the coding sequence ATGGTTGAATTGATGTCTCCAGCAGGAAATTTCATATCTTTGAGGGCAGCTCTTGAAAATGGGGCTGATTCTGTTTATATTGGATTAGCTGATAATAATATGAGGGCAAATGTTTCTAATTTTTCTCTTAAAGATGTTGAGGAAGCAGTTAATATAACTAAAGAATATTCTTCTAAATTATATCTTTGTACTAATACTATAATGAAAGACAGAGATATAAAGAAATTAGAGTTTGATCTTGAACTTATTAAAGAATATGAAGTTGATGCATTGATAGTTTCTGACATTGGATTAGTTGAATTAGCTAATGATATTGGTATTGATCCTCATATGAGTGTTCAAGAAAATATTTCAAATAGTTATTCTCTTAAAACTTTAAAAAAATTAGGTGTAACTAGGGCTGTTCTCTCTCGTGAGCTAAATATATGGGAAATAGCTGAAATAGCTAAAAATTCTCCTATTGAAACAGAAATATTTATTCATGGAGCTATGTGTATGGCTGTTTCTGGAAGATGTTTTTTAAGCTATGGTTTATATGGTAAAAGTGCCAATTGCGGGGAATGTTTACAACCTTGTAGAAAAAAATGGACATTAAATATGGCACAAGATAATGATTCTGATTTTTTTTATGAAGATGATAATAATTCTTCTTTTATTTTAGAAACAATTCCAGATTCTGAAATTGAATTTGAAGAAGATTATCTTCTTAATCCAAATGCTAATAGTATACAAGGGGTTGTATCTTCTAAAACTAATTTTATTTCTCCTAATGATTTAGCAATGATTGATTATATTCCTCAATTATTAGCTACTGGAGTAGATGCTTTTAAGATAGAAGGTCGTGCAAGAGGGGCAGATTATGTATCTGCAGTAACTAGGGTTTATAGAGAAGCTATTGATGCAGTTGAAAATGGACTTTTTATTTATAAAGATAGTTGGATTGAAGATTTAGAAAAAGTTTTTAATCGTGGTTTTGATACTGGTTTTTATTTTCATCGTCCTCATGAAATAAGTAGTGAAAACCAAGCACAATACACTAAAAAAGATATTGCTAAAGTTGTTAATTATTATTCTAAAATTGGAGTAGCTGAACTTCAAATATGGGATGATCTAACTGTTGGTGATGAGTTACTGATTCAAGGAAAAACTACAGGTTCTATTACTCAAACAATAGAATCTATGGAAATAAATGGAGAATTTGTTGAATTTGCAAAGAAGAATCAGAATGTAGCTATAGCTATTGATGAAAAAGTTAGACCAAATGATTTTGTTTATAAGCTTATTAAAAGAGATAATATTCAAAAATAA
- a CDS encoding cation diffusion facilitator family transporter, with protein sequence MKDKIESIESEKVKNSENNQKFASDNSHMHDFEYHKAAENISFAFFLNILFMVVVGIGAVYTNSMAILADLLHGLSDTIALGFSWFFQRFSEKEEDEKFTYGYRRFSLLGAVITSAIVIIGSFLILVESISRLFAPVEPYASGMVFVAIFAIFLKTLSVWKLRGAKTLNERAVSIHLIGDLMGWIALLIVGIILIFYNIPVLDVLLSIAITLWMIYNLAKTLFYSFKILLLEAPGNVDQNKLKKDILSIEGIDDIVKFYLWSLDNQKNILTVKISLKDDLKVSDTENIKENINDLGFINGIEDINIEFDKKK encoded by the coding sequence ATGAAAGATAAAATTGAATCTATTGAATCAGAAAAAGTTAAAAATTCAGAAAATAATCAAAAATTTGCTTCTGACAATAGTCATATGCATGATTTTGAGTATCATAAAGCTGCTGAAAATATATCATTTGCTTTTTTCTTGAATATTTTATTCATGGTAGTAGTTGGTATTGGAGCTGTTTATACTAACAGTATGGCTATATTAGCTGATCTTCTCCATGGTTTAAGTGATACTATAGCTCTTGGATTTTCTTGGTTTTTTCAACGCTTTTCTGAAAAAGAAGAAGATGAAAAATTTACTTATGGATATCGTAGATTTTCACTTCTTGGAGCTGTAATTACATCAGCTATAGTAATTATAGGTTCATTTTTAATTTTGGTTGAATCTATATCTCGTTTATTTGCTCCTGTTGAACCTTATGCTTCTGGAATGGTTTTTGTAGCTATATTTGCAATATTTTTAAAAACTTTAAGTGTATGGAAATTGAGAGGTGCTAAAACTTTAAATGAAAGAGCTGTTTCTATTCATCTTATTGGAGATTTAATGGGTTGGATTGCTCTTTTAATTGTTGGAATAATCTTAATATTTTATAATATTCCAGTATTGGATGTACTTCTTTCAATAGCTATTACTTTATGGATGATTTATAATTTAGCTAAAACACTATTTTATAGCTTTAAAATTCTTCTTTTAGAAGCACCAGGAAATGTAGATCAAAATAAGCTTAAAAAAGATATTTTATCTATTGAAGGTATAGATGACATTGTTAAATTTTATCTTTGGAGTTTAGATAATCAAAAAAATATTTTGACCGTAAAAATTAGTTTAAAAGATGATTTAAAAGTTTCAGATACCGAAAATATTAAAGAAAATATAAATGATTTAGGCTTTATAAATGGAATAGAGGATATTAATATTGAATTTGATAAGAAGAAATAG
- a CDS encoding AAA family ATPase, with amino-acid sequence MIFTKLTLKDFKSHKNTVIDFEPGISIIVGENGAGKSTILEAISFALFKQHSSKKIDDLVRITKNKNSHEAMSVALEFIVNGKEYRVKRNRGSVSKAELLVKDSDGGSTRISSGDTAVSNEIQSLLDMDGDLFLNAIYIQQGEIASLIGKTPSEKKQLIGKLLGVEGLEKAWKNSLPLINIYENQKSELEGRTASSSELDSDLKSKRVTLEDLKIKGNTIQKEIKELEELKTLKAKEKSEMESSKSIFDKLNTQLQNENENTKRVFEDKKKFQEQLETLKSKEQEMKKLERFSIKLPIYLDFLESVKNLEQITKEREKYQEKLDNIQKQKEILKNEEEGYNQYLQIQKKLNDLNERKSKLEGELAIIKEFENNKANIDKEITENNDKIEEFFKEINKSLNLEVDDFTELKRKVVDFKVEAERKIKELDEKSSSDSQKISGLKEGIKSAEDPLAEIEKVDNQCPVCKSNISEDKKNSLIESYNNKIKFNKESIDKISKELKKIKNQKNVFEKKLEDIKSIEESISEYTHLYETNKKDIEKVKEIDTKLKTYEDSRDKLDNVLLSIKDQTKLQKTSKESHDKYVHAQGSLDVLGKEYDTKDKLREVIRNMDVEVEKVKVAMSKDVYLSPDIEEKDLRERIEDLKEKDRKFNQLKGEIVQIPILESQIKNKRDELDSIRSKIDNIDNNIKATKYNEDKYKNVVFTYERSDEKLKELNKEINEIKGKGTEIIANIEDLSLKINQNHVLKNKLENVQDYLKLLKEIRELYGKDKIQKELRNRSKPLIQKHTKNFFEQFNFDYSDLKIDDEYNISVFGPEGESKLDMVSGGEKIAIALALRLGITKAMSKGNIETILLDEPTIHLDSYRRHELIDLLRGMSTLPQMIIVTHDSELENAADNIIKVQKEDGISNVILAD; translated from the coding sequence ATGATATTTACAAAATTAACACTCAAAGACTTTAAATCTCATAAAAATACTGTTATTGATTTTGAACCAGGGATTAGTATTATAGTTGGTGAAAATGGTGCTGGAAAATCGACTATATTAGAGGCAATTAGTTTTGCCCTCTTTAAACAACATTCTAGTAAAAAAATTGATGATTTGGTTAGAATAACTAAAAATAAAAATTCTCATGAAGCCATGTCTGTTGCTTTAGAATTTATTGTTAATGGTAAAGAATATAGGGTAAAACGAAATCGTGGAAGTGTTTCAAAAGCTGAACTTCTTGTTAAAGATTCTGATGGAGGTAGTACAAGAATTTCCTCTGGTGATACGGCTGTTAGTAATGAAATACAATCACTTCTTGATATGGATGGGGATTTGTTTTTAAATGCTATATATATTCAACAAGGGGAAATAGCTAGTCTCATTGGAAAAACACCTTCTGAGAAGAAACAACTTATTGGAAAGCTACTTGGTGTTGAAGGGCTTGAAAAAGCTTGGAAAAATAGTTTACCCTTGATAAATATTTATGAAAATCAAAAATCAGAATTAGAAGGTAGGACAGCTTCATCATCAGAATTGGACAGTGATTTAAAAAGTAAAAGAGTTACTTTAGAAGACCTCAAGATTAAAGGTAATACTATTCAAAAAGAAATAAAAGAATTAGAAGAATTAAAAACTCTAAAAGCAAAAGAAAAATCTGAAATGGAAAGTTCTAAAAGTATTTTTGATAAATTAAATACTCAGCTTCAAAATGAAAATGAAAATACAAAAAGAGTCTTTGAGGATAAGAAAAAATTCCAAGAACAACTTGAAACTTTGAAATCTAAAGAACAAGAAATGAAAAAACTAGAGAGGTTTTCAATTAAACTTCCAATCTATCTTGATTTTTTAGAATCTGTAAAGAATCTTGAACAAATAACAAAAGAACGTGAAAAATATCAAGAAAAATTAGACAATATCCAAAAACAAAAAGAGATTCTTAAAAATGAAGAAGAAGGTTATAATCAATATCTCCAAATTCAAAAGAAATTAAATGATTTAAATGAGAGAAAATCAAAATTAGAAGGAGAATTAGCTATAATCAAAGAGTTTGAAAATAATAAAGCTAATATTGATAAAGAAATTACTGAAAACAATGATAAAATTGAAGAGTTCTTTAAGGAAATTAATAAATCTTTAAACCTTGAGGTTGATGACTTTACTGAACTTAAAAGAAAAGTTGTTGATTTTAAAGTTGAAGCTGAAAGGAAAATTAAGGAACTTGATGAAAAATCATCTTCTGATTCTCAAAAAATTTCAGGGTTAAAAGAAGGGATAAAATCTGCAGAAGATCCTCTAGCTGAAATTGAAAAAGTAGATAATCAGTGTCCAGTTTGTAAATCTAATATTTCTGAAGATAAAAAAAATAGTTTAATTGAATCTTATAATAATAAAATTAAGTTTAATAAAGAATCAATTGATAAAATTAGTAAAGAATTGAAGAAAATCAAGAATCAAAAGAATGTTTTTGAAAAGAAACTTGAAGATATAAAATCAATTGAAGAAAGTATATCTGAATATACACATCTTTATGAAACTAATAAGAAAGACATTGAAAAAGTAAAAGAGATTGATACTAAATTAAAAACTTATGAAGATTCAAGAGATAAACTTGATAATGTGCTTTTATCAATTAAAGATCAAACTAAATTACAAAAAACTTCAAAGGAAAGTCATGATAAATATGTTCATGCACAAGGTTCTCTAGATGTTTTAGGAAAAGAATATGATACTAAAGATAAACTAAGAGAAGTCATAAGAAACATGGATGTTGAAGTTGAAAAAGTAAAGGTAGCAATGTCTAAAGATGTTTATCTTTCTCCAGATATTGAAGAAAAAGATTTAAGGGAGAGAATTGAAGATTTAAAAGAGAAAGACAGGAAATTCAATCAATTAAAAGGTGAAATAGTACAAATACCTATTTTAGAATCTCAAATTAAAAATAAAAGAGATGAATTAGATTCTATACGTTCTAAAATCGATAATATCGATAATAATATTAAAGCTACTAAATATAATGAAGATAAATATAAAAATGTTGTTTTCACTTATGAACGTTCTGATGAAAAATTAAAAGAATTGAATAAAGAAATCAATGAAATTAAAGGTAAAGGTACTGAAATCATAGCTAATATTGAAGATCTATCTCTTAAAATTAATCAAAATCATGTATTAAAAAATAAATTAGAAAATGTTCAAGATTATCTTAAACTTCTTAAAGAAATTAGGGAACTTTATGGAAAAGATAAAATCCAAAAAGAACTTAGGAACCGTTCTAAACCTCTTATTCAAAAACACACTAAAAATTTCTTTGAACAATTCAATTTTGATTATTCTGATTTAAAGATTGATGATGAATATAATATTTCTGTCTTTGGTCCTGAAGGCGAAAGTAAATTAGATATGGTCAGTGGTGGGGAAAAAATAGCTATTGCTCTTGCTTTGAGACTTGGGATTACAAAAGCAATGTCTAAAGGTAATATTGAAACTATACTTCTTGATGAACCTACTATTCATTTAGATAGCTATCGTAGACATGAATTAATAGATCTTTTAAGAGGAATGTCAACATTGCCTCAAATGATTATTGTAACTCATGATAGTGAACTTGAAAATGCAGCTGACAATATCATTAAGGTTCAAAAAGAAGATGGTATTTCCAATGTTATTTTAGCAGATTAA
- a CDS encoding DNA repair exonuclease codes for MKFAHLADTHLGYRQYGLVERENDFYNVFNEIVNKIIEERVDFVIHSGDLFEMAKPSPKALLVFQEGLMKIKEEGIPFYAIAGNHDTIMRQNAVPPQILFKRLGLTLISPNNPVIESSFLKDNDIFIGGTPFIPKSQNAFLKSNLEELAKKSQGFSNRILVSHQGIDKYLPFQYELELADIPDSFTYYAMGHVHNRITDDFGEGKLAYPGSSEIWRSNEVGDYKSKGKGFYVVDIRGDIPEIQPINIELPREFINHNIEFKKLDSEISALERHISTLKNKPIVNVTVEKGNFNSADVYKKLNEAFSKITLMLRPSFKTDELIKEEKLIGDNNSLEPRDLLMDRLKSYENEDITNLAIDLFNSLSKDKFDESEKISNNFYEEYFGQYEEDYKKIAEKEAKQMNQFKEKDNKENSGNNTDKKGSEDDIDKKIFKDTMDEETSEDNQSKQTTIDFN; via the coding sequence ATGAAATTTGCTCATTTAGCTGACACTCATTTAGGGTATCGTCAATATGGATTAGTTGAAAGAGAAAATGATTTTTACAATGTTTTCAATGAAATTGTAAATAAGATCATTGAAGAAAGAGTTGATTTTGTAATCCACAGTGGGGATTTATTTGAAATGGCAAAACCATCTCCAAAAGCTCTTTTAGTTTTTCAAGAAGGATTGATGAAGATAAAAGAAGAAGGAATTCCTTTTTATGCAATTGCTGGAAATCATGATACTATAATGCGTCAAAATGCTGTTCCTCCTCAAATCTTATTTAAAAGATTAGGTTTAACTCTTATAAGTCCTAATAATCCTGTTATAGAAAGTTCGTTTTTAAAGGATAATGATATTTTTATTGGTGGAACTCCTTTTATTCCCAAATCTCAAAATGCTTTTTTAAAATCTAATCTTGAAGAATTAGCTAAAAAAAGTCAAGGATTTTCAAATAGAATCTTAGTTTCTCATCAAGGAATTGATAAATATCTTCCATTCCAATATGAACTTGAGTTAGCTGATATTCCAGATTCTTTTACTTATTATGCAATGGGGCATGTTCATAATAGAATAACAGATGATTTTGGTGAAGGTAAATTAGCTTATCCTGGTTCTTCTGAAATATGGAGATCTAATGAAGTTGGAGATTATAAAAGTAAAGGTAAAGGTTTTTATGTTGTTGATATAAGGGGAGATATTCCTGAAATTCAACCTATAAATATTGAACTTCCAAGAGAATTTATTAATCATAATATTGAATTTAAAAAACTTGACTCAGAAATATCAGCTTTAGAAAGACATATATCAACTTTAAAAAATAAACCAATTGTTAATGTTACAGTTGAAAAAGGGAATTTTAACAGTGCTGATGTTTATAAGAAATTAAATGAAGCTTTTTCAAAGATTACTTTAATGCTTAGACCAAGTTTCAAAACTGATGAGCTAATCAAGGAAGAGAAATTAATTGGGGACAATAACTCTCTTGAACCACGAGATTTATTAATGGATCGACTTAAATCATATGAAAATGAAGATATTACTAATTTAGCTATTGATCTTTTTAATTCTTTATCAAAAGATAAGTTTGACGAATCTGAAAAAATATCTAATAATTTTTATGAAGAATATTTTGGCCAATATGAAGAAGATTATAAAAAAATAGCTGAAAAAGAAGCTAAACAAATGAATCAATTTAAAGAAAAAGATAATAAAGAAAATTCTGGAAATAATACTGATAAAAAAGGTTCTGAAGATGATATAGATAAAAAAATTTTTAAAGATACTATGGATGAAGAGACTTCTGAAGATAATCAATCTAAACAAACAACTATAGACTTTAACTGA
- a CDS encoding 2TM domain-containing protein, whose protein sequence is MDTYYQRAKIVVEETRRFYFQIIFTLGIFIVVAIRANFISRSLFSMNSISFMGENISSTPTEFSFISSPTFIILYMAVIFLLILGFRYLILYNLKRNFRKNDGGIKKLKKYMKTDEIPTNEEVDAKFHEDKNKSKRKFYFLVARVIIFIAILYYIYSNIFNNFFLFELVVAFSVLSLIYRYLIIFHADSKFFDKEWENKKIKEFISEFKG, encoded by the coding sequence GTGGATACATATTATCAAAGAGCTAAAATAGTAGTTGAAGAAACTCGTAGGTTTTATTTTCAAATTATATTTACATTAGGTATATTTATTGTAGTTGCAATCAGAGCTAATTTTATTAGTAGATCTTTATTTTCAATGAACTCTATTAGTTTCATGGGGGAAAATATTTCATCAACTCCTACTGAATTTTCTTTTATAAGTTCTCCTACTTTTATTATTTTATATATGGCTGTGATTTTTCTTTTAATTTTAGGGTTTAGATATCTTATATTATATAATTTAAAACGAAATTTTAGAAAAAATGATGGTGGAATTAAAAAACTCAAAAAATATATGAAAACTGATGAGATTCCAACTAATGAAGAAGTTGATGCGAAATTCCATGAGGATAAAAATAAATCTAAAAGAAAGTTTTATTTTTTAGTGGCTAGAGTTATTATATTTATTGCAATTTTATACTATATTTACTCTAATATTTTTAATAATTTCTTTTTATTTGAATTAGTAGTAGCATTTTCAGTTTTAAGTTTAATTTATAGATATTTAATTATCTTTCATGCTGATAGTAAATTTTTTGATAAAGAATGGGAAAATAAAAAAATTAAAGAATTTATTTCTGAATTTAAAGGTTAA